The proteins below come from a single Asanoa ferruginea genomic window:
- a CDS encoding cupin domain-containing protein, translating into MAAPDGNRGLTTGAPGGAHRPALSRCVSVDPAKFAGAYWGRAPLLSLASELEGADGFRDLLSPDDADELLSRRGLRTPFIRVAKDGALVPPGRYTGSGGSGAEIDDQVLDEKILTLYADGATLVFQGLHRTWPPLIEFAGELGAALGQPLQINAYLTPPGNQGFATHYDTHDVFVLQVDGRKRWKIHPPVLDDPLERQNWNGRADEVTATAAGEPALDVVLEPGDALYLPRGWLHSAAAQDDSSLHLTIGIRALTRYALVEALLGEAANDPRLRATLPYALDVSDPDQLEPELTETIEALRDWLDTASPAAVAERLRRRAWPAARPAALRPLAQAAAIRALAPDDRIVPRERLRWRLEPDGDDRITLRVFDRAVTFPAGCALALRAFLDGGVTRVGDLPGLDENEDRLVLARRLLREAIAVPA; encoded by the coding sequence ATGGCAGCGCCTGACGGGAACCGCGGGCTGACAACCGGAGCGCCGGGCGGTGCACACCGCCCGGCGCTGTCCCGTTGCGTCAGCGTCGACCCGGCCAAGTTCGCCGGCGCCTACTGGGGCCGGGCGCCGCTGCTCTCCCTGGCGAGCGAACTCGAGGGCGCCGACGGCTTCCGCGACCTGCTGTCACCGGACGACGCCGACGAACTGCTGAGCCGGCGGGGCCTGCGTACCCCGTTCATCAGGGTCGCCAAAGACGGCGCGCTCGTGCCGCCCGGCCGCTACACCGGAAGCGGCGGATCCGGCGCCGAGATCGACGACCAGGTCCTGGACGAGAAGATCCTGACGTTGTACGCCGACGGCGCGACCCTGGTCTTCCAGGGTCTACATCGGACCTGGCCGCCGCTGATCGAGTTCGCCGGCGAGCTCGGCGCCGCCCTCGGCCAGCCGCTCCAGATCAACGCCTACCTGACCCCGCCGGGCAACCAGGGCTTCGCCACCCACTACGACACCCACGACGTGTTCGTGCTCCAGGTCGACGGTCGCAAGCGCTGGAAGATCCACCCGCCGGTGCTCGACGACCCGCTGGAGCGGCAGAACTGGAACGGCCGGGCCGACGAGGTGACCGCGACCGCGGCCGGCGAACCCGCGCTCGACGTGGTGCTCGAGCCCGGCGACGCGCTCTACCTGCCGCGCGGCTGGCTGCACAGCGCCGCCGCGCAGGACGACTCCTCCCTGCACCTGACCATCGGCATCCGCGCGCTGACCCGCTACGCCCTGGTCGAGGCCCTGCTCGGCGAGGCGGCCAACGACCCGCGACTGCGGGCCACGCTGCCCTACGCGCTCGACGTCAGCGACCCCGACCAGCTCGAGCCGGAGCTGACCGAGACGATCGAGGCCCTGCGCGACTGGCTCGACACGGCGTCACCGGCCGCGGTCGCCGAGCGGCTGCGCCGCCGGGCCTGGCCGGCCGCCCGCCCGGCCGCGCTGCGCCCGCTGGCCCAGGCCGCGGCGATCCGCGCGCTCGCGCCCGACGACCGCATCGTGCCCCGGGAACGGCTGCGCTGGCGGCTGGAGCCCGACGGCGACGACCGGATCACGCTGCGGGTGTTCGACCGCGCGGTGACCTTCCCGGCCGGCTGCGCGCTCGCCCTGCGCGCCTTCCTGGACGGCGGCGTCACCCGGGTCGGCGACCTGCCCGGCCTCGACGAAAACGAGGACCGCCTGGTGCTGGCCCGCCGGCTGCTCCGCGAGGCGATCGCCGTCCCTGCGTAG
- a CDS encoding DUF72 domain-containing protein, with protein MILVGTSGWQYRDWRGPFYPEKLPQRAWLEHYAGQFATVEVNNAFYRLPERDTFAQWRSRTPGDFVVAVKMSRYLTHIRRLNDPAEPVRRFLDHAAGLGDRLGPVLIQLPPNLKAAPSSLDAVLACFPREVRVAVEPRHQSWWTDEVRTVLEKHRAALAWADRLGRPMTPLWRTTDWGYLRFHEGRATPRPRYGRTALRTWAGRLKDAFADAYVYFNNDHGGAAVVDAEAFARQVSAVGLSPSRTP; from the coding sequence GTGATTCTCGTCGGCACGTCCGGGTGGCAGTACCGGGACTGGCGCGGCCCGTTCTACCCCGAGAAGCTGCCTCAGCGGGCCTGGCTGGAGCACTACGCCGGGCAATTCGCCACGGTGGAGGTCAACAACGCCTTCTACCGGCTGCCGGAGCGCGACACGTTCGCCCAGTGGCGGTCCCGCACGCCCGGCGACTTCGTCGTGGCCGTCAAGATGAGCCGCTACCTCACCCACATCAGGCGCCTCAACGACCCCGCGGAGCCCGTGCGCCGTTTCCTGGACCACGCGGCCGGGCTGGGCGATCGGCTGGGGCCAGTGTTGATCCAACTGCCGCCGAACCTGAAGGCCGCGCCATCCTCCCTCGATGCCGTGCTGGCCTGCTTCCCGAGGGAGGTCCGCGTCGCGGTCGAGCCGCGGCATCAGAGCTGGTGGACCGACGAGGTGCGCACGGTTCTTGAGAAACATCGCGCGGCGCTGGCCTGGGCCGATCGGCTGGGCCGGCCGATGACACCGCTGTGGCGCACTACCGACTGGGGTTACCTGCGGTTTCACGAAGGAAGGGCGACACCCCGGCCGCGGTACGGGCGAACCGCGCTGCGCACCTGGGCGGGGCGGCTGAAGGACGCGTTCGCCGACGCGTACGTCTACTTCAACAACGACCACGGTGGGGCGGCCGTCGTCGACGCGGAGGCGTTCGCGCGCCAGGTGTCGGCGGTCGGGCTGTCCCCGTCGCGTACGCCATGA
- the surE gene encoding 5'/3'-nucleotidase SurE — translation MRALVTNDDGIDAVGIRVLAAALADRGCDLVVAAPRADSSGTSAALRATEDDGRVLIERHDLDGSTGYAIAGSPAYITLLGLHGAFGPPPDLVFSGINRGANAGRAVLHSGTVGAALTASAAGCRAMAVSLDILSASNATTASGGGVVTLSPADEAARNWASAAATAVDLVDALLAAPAGVVLNVNAPDLPADQLRGVRRATLAAFGQVVMTVVESGEGYVRTALRQSDQDLVPGTDLALLAQGYAAVTPLRALGEATDVRLPGL, via the coding sequence ATGAGGGCCCTGGTCACCAACGACGACGGCATCGACGCCGTCGGCATCCGGGTGCTCGCGGCGGCACTGGCCGACCGCGGCTGCGACCTGGTCGTCGCCGCGCCCCGGGCCGACTCCAGCGGGACCAGCGCCGCGCTGCGGGCCACCGAGGACGACGGCCGGGTGCTGATCGAACGGCACGACCTCGACGGCAGCACCGGGTATGCGATCGCCGGCTCGCCCGCCTACATCACGCTGCTCGGCCTGCACGGCGCCTTCGGTCCCCCGCCCGACCTGGTCTTCTCGGGCATCAACCGGGGCGCGAACGCGGGCCGCGCGGTGCTGCACTCGGGCACGGTCGGCGCCGCGCTGACCGCGTCGGCCGCCGGCTGCCGGGCGATGGCGGTCTCGCTCGACATCCTCTCCGCCTCCAACGCGACCACGGCCAGCGGCGGCGGCGTGGTGACGCTGTCGCCGGCGGACGAGGCGGCCCGCAACTGGGCTTCCGCCGCGGCGACGGCCGTCGACCTGGTCGACGCGCTGCTGGCCGCGCCGGCCGGCGTGGTGCTCAACGTCAACGCACCGGACCTGCCCGCCGACCAGCTGCGCGGGGTACGCCGGGCCACGCTCGCCGCGTTCGGCCAGGTGGTGATGACGGTGGTGGAGTCCGGCGAGGGCTATGTGCGCACGGCGTTGCGCCAGTCCGATCAGGACCTGGTGCCCGGCACCGACCTCGCGCTGCTGGCCCAGGGCTATGCGGCGGTGACCCCGTTGCGCGCACTCGGCGAGGCCACCGACGTGCGACTGCCCGGGCTCTGA
- a CDS encoding DinB family protein: protein MTVTPADVTTAVALLRTTLRDVPDDAWDVPAGTLTWTCWETIEHTADDLFAYALQIAPSDPPQDTHMPAGWKYLREGGPALTIFVERDSGTLGLLRVLEGCGAMLAGVVAAAPADRLSHHGYGISDPEGFAAMGVVETLVHGFDVAGTLGVTFQPPADLCQRVIDRLFPDLPEHPDPWERLLWATGRGMLPGHPKRDSWRWDGRPAAMRLSVG from the coding sequence GTGACGGTTACCCCCGCTGATGTGACGACCGCGGTCGCCCTGCTCCGCACCACCCTGCGCGACGTGCCCGACGACGCCTGGGACGTGCCGGCCGGCACGCTGACCTGGACGTGCTGGGAGACGATCGAGCACACGGCCGACGACCTGTTCGCCTACGCCCTGCAGATCGCGCCGTCCGATCCGCCGCAGGACACCCACATGCCGGCCGGCTGGAAATACCTGCGCGAAGGCGGTCCGGCCCTCACGATCTTCGTCGAGCGCGACTCCGGCACGCTCGGCCTGCTCCGGGTGCTGGAGGGCTGCGGCGCGATGCTCGCCGGCGTGGTCGCCGCGGCGCCCGCCGACCGGCTGTCCCACCACGGCTACGGCATCAGCGACCCGGAGGGGTTCGCGGCCATGGGGGTCGTGGAGACCCTGGTGCACGGCTTCGACGTGGCGGGCACGCTGGGCGTCACCTTCCAGCCGCCGGCCGACCTGTGCCAGCGGGTGATCGACCGGCTCTTCCCCGACCTGCCCGAGCACCCCGACCCGTGGGAGCGGCTGCTCTGGGCGACCGGCCGCGGCATGCTGCCCGGCCACCCGAAGCGCGACTCGTGGCGCTGGGACGGGCGCCCGGCGGCCATGCGGCTTAGCGTGGGGTGA
- a CDS encoding AEC family transporter: MRAVLTGFAGIWLVTLAGYLAGRFGVLGQDATALLARLVFYLAAPALLFSTLATSSLDKVFTPALAVFVLSTVVVAALYVALTIRRHPASEVTIGALCASYVNAGNLGLPIAAYVLGDASLVVPVLLFQLLIATPTGLAVLDVTAAGNRPKALRLLSAPLRNPISVACLCGLVVAAVGWHPPAEVLRPFELVGGAAVPLALIALGLALRGSRPLAAGPEAGQRYLAVALKVAVQPAVAWAIGHFAFRLDGHALLAAVVLSALPSAQNLFVYATRYDRATALARDAIVLSTLAAVPALVIIAALLT; the protein is encoded by the coding sequence ATGCGGGCGGTCCTCACCGGGTTCGCCGGGATCTGGCTGGTGACCCTGGCCGGCTACCTGGCGGGCCGGTTCGGCGTCCTGGGCCAGGACGCCACCGCGCTGCTCGCCCGCCTGGTCTTCTACCTTGCCGCACCGGCGCTGCTGTTCTCCACCCTGGCCACCTCGAGCCTCGACAAGGTGTTCACGCCGGCGCTCGCGGTGTTCGTGCTCAGCACGGTCGTGGTCGCCGCCCTCTACGTGGCGCTCACCATCAGACGTCACCCCGCCTCCGAGGTGACCATCGGCGCGCTCTGCGCCTCCTACGTCAACGCCGGCAACCTCGGCCTGCCGATCGCCGCCTACGTCCTCGGTGACGCCTCGCTGGTCGTACCCGTGCTGCTCTTCCAGCTTCTGATCGCGACCCCGACCGGCCTGGCCGTGCTCGACGTGACCGCGGCCGGAAATCGGCCGAAGGCGTTGCGGCTGTTGTCGGCACCGTTGCGCAACCCGATCAGCGTCGCCTGCCTCTGCGGTCTGGTGGTGGCCGCCGTGGGCTGGCACCCGCCGGCCGAGGTGCTCCGCCCGTTCGAGTTGGTCGGCGGCGCCGCCGTGCCATTGGCGCTGATCGCCCTCGGGCTCGCGCTGCGCGGCAGCCGCCCGCTGGCCGCCGGTCCCGAGGCGGGGCAGCGCTACCTCGCCGTCGCGCTCAAGGTCGCCGTGCAACCCGCCGTCGCCTGGGCGATCGGCCACTTCGCCTTCCGCCTCGACGGCCACGCGCTGCTCGCCGCCGTGGTGCTCTCCGCTTTGCCGAGTGCGCAGAACCTCTTCGTGTACGCGACCCGCTACGACCGCGCCACCGCCCTGGCCCGCGACGCGATCGTGCTGTCCACCCTCGCGGCCGTCCCCGCGCTGGTGATAATCGCCGCGCTCCTGACGTGA
- a CDS encoding uridine kinase produces MRVRPITPELFVDDLADRIAAAPSDGRLRVALDGPPPAGATPLSRDPVADSPLAGPDPLAAALVEALRLRGRPAHAVPANGFLRSASLRFEQGRTNPDAFYTDWLDESGLRREVLDPAGPDGSGEILPSLWDPATDRASRAGYLPLEPAAVVLVTGGFLLGGGLPFDVTVHLVVSPAALARRTPPDWAWTLPAWDRYVGEVDPAGWADVVVRTDDPRHPALVKRE; encoded by the coding sequence GTGCGTGTGCGGCCGATCACTCCGGAACTGTTCGTCGACGATCTCGCCGACCGGATCGCGGCGGCGCCGTCGGACGGCCGGCTGCGGGTGGCGCTCGACGGTCCGCCGCCGGCCGGCGCGACGCCGCTGAGCCGGGATCCGGTGGCCGACAGTCCGCTGGCCGGACCCGATCCGCTCGCCGCCGCGCTGGTCGAGGCGCTGCGGTTGCGCGGGCGGCCGGCGCACGCCGTACCCGCGAATGGTTTTCTGCGGTCTGCCTCTCTTCGGTTCGAGCAGGGCAGGACCAATCCGGACGCGTTCTACACCGACTGGCTCGACGAGTCGGGGCTGCGCCGGGAGGTGCTCGATCCGGCCGGGCCGGACGGCAGCGGCGAGATCCTGCCGTCGCTGTGGGACCCGGCCACCGACCGGGCCAGCCGCGCCGGCTACCTCCCCCTCGAACCGGCGGCGGTCGTGCTGGTCACCGGCGGTTTCCTGCTCGGCGGCGGGCTGCCCTTCGACGTCACCGTCCACCTGGTGGTGTCGCCCGCCGCGCTGGCCCGCCGCACGCCGCCGGACTGGGCCTGGACGCTGCCCGCGTGGGACCGCTACGTCGGCGAGGTCGACCCGGCCGGCTGGGCCGACGTGGTGGTGCGCACTGATGACCCACGTCACCCGGCATTGGTGAAACGGGAGTGA
- a CDS encoding TraR/DksA family transcriptional regulator, whose product MPVDEATRTEQIRLTLLARYDELTAEYEAEHERGQVLRLVEVSDSAGDDQADSGSKTAERDTAGSVLRTILDRRDQYEHALNRLAAGGYGSCEGCAAPIPVERLEIFPAATTCVACKQTRERRAA is encoded by the coding sequence ATGCCAGTCGACGAAGCGACCCGGACCGAGCAGATCCGGCTCACCCTGTTGGCCCGCTACGACGAGCTGACCGCGGAATACGAGGCCGAGCACGAGCGCGGCCAGGTGCTGCGGCTGGTCGAGGTCAGCGACTCGGCCGGCGACGACCAGGCCGACAGCGGCTCGAAGACCGCCGAACGCGACACCGCCGGCTCGGTGCTGCGCACGATCCTCGACCGGCGCGACCAATACGAGCACGCGCTCAACCGGCTCGCGGCCGGCGGCTACGGGTCCTGCGAGGGCTGCGCGGCCCCGATCCCGGTCGAGCGGCTGGAAATCTTCCCCGCGGCGACGACCTGCGTGGCCTGCAAGCAGACGCGGGAGCGGCGGGCCGCTTAG
- a CDS encoding DUF72 domain-containing protein, whose protein sequence is MGDIKVGTASWTDKTLLASGWYPPDADTPEKRLAYYAGRFPLVEVDATYYAPPSEQTATLWAARTPPGFTFNVKAYSLLTGHPTKVSSIFKDLRPDTDKTNIYPKDLPTQAYEEIWTRFLTALDPLVAAGKLGALLFQFPPWFGIRRSNKNFLVEVRDRVKPLRPVFEFRNASWFEGDNHAETLEFLRHHRLPYVAVDMPQGHRSSIPPILEATAELAVMRFHGHSLKWTSKNIYEKFGYEYSERELKAWAPKLRKLASTADETHVLMNNCYSDYAQRNAQGLLDLFD, encoded by the coding sequence GTGGGCGACATCAAGGTCGGCACCGCGTCGTGGACCGACAAGACGCTGCTCGCGTCGGGCTGGTATCCGCCCGACGCGGACACGCCCGAGAAGCGGCTGGCCTACTACGCCGGCCGGTTCCCGCTGGTCGAGGTCGACGCGACCTACTACGCGCCGCCGTCGGAGCAGACCGCCACGCTGTGGGCCGCCCGCACGCCGCCCGGGTTCACCTTCAACGTCAAGGCCTACAGCCTGCTGACCGGGCACCCGACGAAGGTCAGCTCGATCTTCAAGGACCTGCGGCCTGACACCGACAAAACGAACATCTACCCCAAAGACCTGCCGACGCAGGCGTACGAGGAGATCTGGACTCGTTTCCTGACCGCCCTCGACCCGCTCGTCGCGGCGGGCAAGCTCGGGGCGTTGCTGTTCCAGTTCCCGCCGTGGTTCGGCATCCGCCGGTCAAACAAGAACTTCCTCGTCGAGGTGCGCGACCGGGTCAAGCCGCTGCGGCCCGTGTTCGAGTTCCGCAACGCGTCGTGGTTCGAGGGCGACAACCATGCCGAGACGCTCGAGTTCCTGCGGCACCACCGGTTGCCCTACGTCGCGGTCGACATGCCACAGGGGCACCGCTCCTCGATCCCGCCGATCCTGGAGGCGACCGCGGAGCTGGCGGTGATGCGCTTCCACGGGCACAGTCTCAAGTGGACCAGCAAGAACATCTACGAGAAGTTCGGGTACGAGTATTCGGAGCGCGAGCTGAAGGCGTGGGCGCCGAAGCTGCGCAAGCTGGCCTCGACGGCCGACGAGACGCACGTGCTCATGAACAACTGCTACTCGGACTATGCGCAGCGCAACGCGCAGGGGTTGCTCGACCTGTTCGACTAG
- a CDS encoding winged helix-turn-helix domain-containing protein — protein MTVTAHTSLFAFAPERIQAETRAETRAETRAETRAGTQAETQVDIDVAARQVVRHGREVPLTRLEFDLLVFFARHPRRVFTRDQLLRNVWGYDIAGPRTVDVHIRRLRAKLDVPVVRTIYGVGYRLADDAGVTLSADD, from the coding sequence GTGACCGTCACCGCACACACCTCGCTGTTCGCCTTCGCGCCCGAACGCATCCAGGCCGAGACGAGGGCCGAGACGAGGGCCGAGACGAGGGCCGAGACGAGGGCCGGGACACAGGCCGAGACGCAGGTCGACATCGACGTCGCCGCCCGCCAGGTCGTGCGGCACGGCCGCGAGGTGCCGCTGACCCGGCTCGAGTTCGACCTCCTGGTGTTCTTCGCGCGCCACCCGCGCCGGGTCTTCACCCGCGACCAACTGCTGCGCAACGTCTGGGGCTACGACATCGCCGGGCCGCGCACCGTCGACGTCCACATCAGACGGTTGCGGGCCAAGCTGGACGTGCCGGTGGTGCGCACCATCTACGGCGTCGGCTACCGCCTGGCCGACGACGCCGGCGTCACCCTCAGCGCCGACGACTAG
- a CDS encoding rhodanese-like domain-containing protein, protein MSRSIDEVLEAARKRLVRLDPEPAHIAEREGGAVLIDTRPIGQREATGTIPGAVIIDRNVLEWRLDPRSDARLPFADSYDTHYILFCQQGYASSLAAASLQDLGLHRATDLAGGFIAWLAAGLPVLQPGVTQAPQLVGAHPAPREDR, encoded by the coding sequence GTGAGCCGTTCGATCGACGAGGTTCTGGAAGCGGCGCGGAAGCGGCTGGTGCGGCTCGACCCTGAGCCCGCCCACATCGCCGAGCGTGAGGGCGGCGCGGTGCTGATCGACACGCGGCCGATCGGCCAGCGCGAGGCCACCGGCACGATCCCCGGTGCTGTGATCATCGACCGCAACGTGCTGGAGTGGCGGCTCGACCCGCGCAGCGACGCCCGGCTGCCGTTCGCCGACTCCTACGACACCCACTACATCCTGTTCTGCCAGCAGGGCTACGCCTCGTCGCTGGCCGCCGCCTCGCTTCAGGACCTCGGCCTGCACCGGGCCACCGACCTGGCCGGCGGCTTCATCGCCTGGCTCGCGGCCGGCCTGCCGGTGCTCCAGCCAGGCGTGACCCAGGCACCGCAACTCGTCGGCGCACATCCCGCCCCCCGGGAGGACCGGTGA
- a CDS encoding cysteine dioxygenase → MFLSSDLLSVARQYAGDPAGWPVAPRFDPVERWYHRIAATPDHEVWVLTWLPGQHTDLHDHGGASGGFTVVSGTLTEETVSRGGALKARPLPAGAGRRFGPRYVHRVSNLGPDPAISVHCYAPELRSMTRYDLTDGVLRVAEVARAGVAW, encoded by the coding sequence ATGTTCCTGTCATCTGACCTGCTCAGCGTCGCCCGGCAATACGCGGGCGACCCGGCCGGCTGGCCGGTCGCGCCCCGATTCGACCCCGTCGAGCGGTGGTACCACCGGATCGCGGCCACGCCCGACCACGAGGTCTGGGTGCTCACCTGGCTGCCCGGCCAGCACACCGACCTGCACGACCACGGCGGTGCCAGCGGCGGCTTCACCGTCGTCTCCGGCACCCTGACCGAGGAGACGGTCAGCCGGGGCGGCGCGTTGAAGGCCCGCCCGCTGCCGGCCGGCGCCGGGCGCCGGTTCGGCCCGCGCTACGTGCACCGGGTCAGCAACCTCGGCCCCGACCCGGCTATCAGCGTGCACTGCTACGCGCCGGAATTGCGTAGCATGACCCGGTATGACCTGACCGACGGCGTCCTCCGGGTCGCCGAAGTGGCGCGTGCGGGGGTGGCGTGGTGA
- a CDS encoding winged helix-turn-helix domain-containing protein translates to MEPTTEYRRVLDDLVRRIGSGDLAPGEKLPSTVRLAAEYAVSISTIHRVTTTLEDRQLIRGVPGKGRYVR, encoded by the coding sequence GTGGAACCCACGACCGAATACCGCCGCGTGCTCGACGACCTGGTCCGCCGGATCGGATCCGGCGACCTGGCGCCCGGCGAGAAGCTGCCGTCCACCGTCCGACTAGCCGCCGAATACGCCGTGAGCATCTCCACGATCCACCGCGTCACCACGACGCTGGAGGATCGTCAGCTCATCCGCGGCGTGCCGGGGAAGGGGCGGTACGTCCGCTGA
- a CDS encoding M23 family metallopeptidase, whose product MPPEPEFGELLTRLLLGGPAADCPLLAPALREPAAAGRIDAVTRLGEPLSLVAQGAGRVEVTVGGTRYGVFYSRNADGLADRVEIYPLVPVRSAPRLLRGPVFRGVLLAVPVYLAVVIALSPSTLARAAWTVAGLAFLRGQWTNHRWDLTGVRLRPWWAGLSAAALAAGWLGTGTASFGHLDLLVAAVIVAAALPATLAGRAPDIPPLSVAHPLGPGHGGYVLQGGASRWLNHHHVHPQQRWAVDLLPVSGTLWRNSGRAPVVAPVSGTVVRAVDGYPDGPAVAPPYGNHVVIGGATRLFLCHLAEGSVAVQEGQTVSAGEVVGLVGNSGRSTEPHLHLHAVGPDGAAVPLLIEGSVPWRGRLLVHR is encoded by the coding sequence GTGCCCCCTGAGCCGGAGTTCGGCGAGCTGCTGACCAGACTGCTGTTGGGCGGTCCGGCGGCCGACTGCCCGCTGCTCGCGCCGGCCCTCCGCGAGCCGGCCGCAGCCGGCCGGATCGACGCGGTGACCAGGCTCGGTGAGCCGTTGTCCTTAGTGGCGCAGGGCGCCGGCCGCGTCGAGGTCACCGTCGGCGGCACCCGCTACGGCGTGTTCTATTCGCGCAACGCCGACGGCCTCGCCGACCGGGTGGAGATCTACCCCCTGGTCCCGGTGCGCTCCGCTCCCCGGCTCCTGCGCGGTCCGGTCTTCCGCGGCGTGCTGCTCGCCGTGCCGGTCTATCTCGCCGTCGTTATCGCCCTCTCGCCGTCCACTCTCGCCCGCGCGGCCTGGACTGTGGCCGGGCTGGCGTTCCTCCGCGGGCAGTGGACGAACCATCGCTGGGACCTGACCGGCGTGCGGCTGCGGCCATGGTGGGCAGGCTTGTCAGCAGCGGCGCTGGCGGCCGGCTGGCTCGGCACGGGCACGGCCTCCTTCGGCCACCTGGATCTGCTGGTCGCCGCCGTCATCGTGGCCGCCGCCCTGCCGGCCACGCTGGCGGGCCGCGCACCGGACATACCGCCGCTGTCGGTGGCGCATCCGCTCGGCCCTGGCCACGGCGGCTACGTGCTCCAGGGTGGCGCGTCCCGCTGGCTCAACCACCACCACGTGCACCCACAACAGCGTTGGGCGGTGGACCTGCTTCCGGTGTCCGGGACCCTATGGCGCAACTCCGGCCGGGCACCGGTCGTCGCGCCGGTGTCGGGCACGGTCGTCCGGGCCGTCGACGGCTACCCGGACGGTCCGGCGGTGGCGCCGCCCTACGGCAACCATGTGGTCATCGGCGGCGCGACGCGGCTCTTCCTCTGCCATCTCGCCGAGGGGTCGGTCGCGGTCCAGGAAGGCCAGACGGTGTCGGCCGGCGAGGTCGTCGGCCTCGTCGGCAATTCGGGTCGCTCCACCGAGCCCCACCTTCACCTGCACGCGGTGGGCCCGGACGGCGCCGCTGTTCCGCTACTCATCGAGGGCAGCGTCCCTTGGCGGGGCCGCCTGCTGGTCCACCGGTAG